A single region of the Manihot esculenta cultivar AM560-2 chromosome 12, M.esculenta_v8, whole genome shotgun sequence genome encodes:
- the LOC110607918 gene encoding DEAD-box ATP-dependent RNA helicase 10 isoform X3 produces MSPTRLELAIQIAEQFEALGSGIGVKCAVLVGGVDMVQQAIALGKRPHIIVVTPGRLVDHLSNTKGFSLRTLKYLVLDEADRLLNEDFEKSLDEILKVIPRDRRTYLFSATMTKKVKKLQRACLRNPVKIEAASKYSTVDTLKQQYRFIPAKYKDCYLVYILTEMSGSTSMVFTRTCDATTFLALVLRNLGLRAIPINGHMTQSKRLGALNKFKAGECNILICTDVASRGLDIPSVDMVINYDIPTNSKDYIHRVGRTARAGRSGVAISLVNQYELEWYLLIEKLIGEKLPEFPAEEEEVLLLLERVIEAKRISQMKIKESGGKKRMGGGDGEEEIEKYLGIKDKKSKKFKKR; encoded by the exons ATGTCTCCTACGAGGTT GGAATTGGCAATTCAGATAGCAGAGCAATTTGAAGCTTTAGGATCTGGCATTGGTGTGAAATGTGCTGTG CTTGTTGGTGGGGTAGATATGGTGCAACAGGCTATCGCACTTGGAAAGCGGCCGCACATCATC GTTGTAACTCCCGGGCGTCTTGTGGATCATTTGTCAAACACAAAAGGTTTTTCTCTACGCACACTGAAATACTTG GTTTTAGATGAGGCAGACAGGTTGCTAAATGAGGATTTTGAGAAATCACTTGATGAAATTCTAAAGGTTATACCACGGGATCGAAGAACATACTTATTTTCTGCAACTATGACCAAAAAG GTGAAAAAGCTCCAGAGGGCATGTCTAAGGAATCCAGTGAAG ATAGAAGCAGCATCTAAATATTCCACTGTTGACACATTGAAGCAGCAATATCGCTTTATTCCTGCCAAATACAAG GATTGCTACCTTGTATATATTCTAACAGAGATGTCCGGAAGTACTTCCATGGTTTTTACTCGAACATGTGATGCAACTACTTTTTTGGCCTTGGTCCTCCGAAATCTTGGTTTAAGGGCCATCCCAATTAATGGTCATATGACTCAG TCAAAGAGATTGGGAGCCTTAAATAAGTTCAAAGCTGGAGAGTGCAATATTCTTATATGCACTGATGTAGCAAGTAGAGGACTTGATATTCCATCAGTAGATATGGTTATTAATTATGATATCCCTACAAACTCAAAG GATTACATTCATCGTGTTGGAAGAACTGCTCGTGCAGGACGATCTGGGGTTGCAATCTCGCTTGTGAATCAGTATGAATTGGAGTGGTATCTACTGATAGAGAAGCTTATTG GTGAAAAGTTACCTGAATTTCCTGCTGAGGAAGAGGAAGTCTTGCTTCTGCTGGAGCGTGTCATTGAAGCCAAAAGAATTTCCCAAATG AAAATTAAAGAATCTGGTGGCAAGAAGAGGATGGGCGGAGGAGACGGTgaagaagaaattgaaaaatatttaggCATCAAGGATAAGAAGTCCAAAAAGTTCAAGAAAAGATGA
- the LOC110607918 gene encoding DEAD-box ATP-dependent RNA helicase 10 isoform X2: MAEEKEEVKTFKDLGICEQLSDACDDLGWKNPTKIQVEAIPHALEGKDLIGLAQTGSGKTGAFALPILQSLLEASEKSGQPFFACVMSPTRELAIQIAEQFEALGSGIGVKCAVLVGGVDMVQQAIALGKRPHIIVVTPGRLVDHLSNTKGFSLRTLKYLVLDEADRLLNEDFEKSLDEILKVIPRDRRTYLFSATMTKKVKKLQRACLRNPVKIEAASKYSTVDTLKQQYRFIPAKYKDCYLVYILTEMSGSTSMVFTRTCDATTFLALVLRNLGLRAIPINGHMTQSKRLGALNKFKAGECNILICTDVASRGLDIPSVDMVINYDIPTNSKDYIHRVGRTARAGRSGVAISLVNQYELEWYLLIEKLIGEKLPEFPAEEEEVLLLLERVIEAKRISQMKIKESGGKKRMGGGDGEEEIEKYLGIKDKKSKKFKKR, from the exons ATggcagaagagaaagaagaagtgaAGACGTTTAAGGATTTGGGGATATGCGAACAATTGTCGGATGCGTGTGACGATTTGGGATGGAAAAACCCTACGAAGATACAAGTCGAAGCAATTCCCCATGCTCTTGAAG gcAAAGACTTGATCGGTCTTGCTCAAACGGGCTCTGGTAAAACTGGAGCTTTTGCTCTTCCCATATTGCAATCGCTTCTCGAAGCTTCAGAGAAATCTGGGCAACCGTTCTTTGCTTGTGTGATGTCTCCTACGAG GGAATTGGCAATTCAGATAGCAGAGCAATTTGAAGCTTTAGGATCTGGCATTGGTGTGAAATGTGCTGTG CTTGTTGGTGGGGTAGATATGGTGCAACAGGCTATCGCACTTGGAAAGCGGCCGCACATCATC GTTGTAACTCCCGGGCGTCTTGTGGATCATTTGTCAAACACAAAAGGTTTTTCTCTACGCACACTGAAATACTTG GTTTTAGATGAGGCAGACAGGTTGCTAAATGAGGATTTTGAGAAATCACTTGATGAAATTCTAAAGGTTATACCACGGGATCGAAGAACATACTTATTTTCTGCAACTATGACCAAAAAG GTGAAAAAGCTCCAGAGGGCATGTCTAAGGAATCCAGTGAAG ATAGAAGCAGCATCTAAATATTCCACTGTTGACACATTGAAGCAGCAATATCGCTTTATTCCTGCCAAATACAAG GATTGCTACCTTGTATATATTCTAACAGAGATGTCCGGAAGTACTTCCATGGTTTTTACTCGAACATGTGATGCAACTACTTTTTTGGCCTTGGTCCTCCGAAATCTTGGTTTAAGGGCCATCCCAATTAATGGTCATATGACTCAG TCAAAGAGATTGGGAGCCTTAAATAAGTTCAAAGCTGGAGAGTGCAATATTCTTATATGCACTGATGTAGCAAGTAGAGGACTTGATATTCCATCAGTAGATATGGTTATTAATTATGATATCCCTACAAACTCAAAG GATTACATTCATCGTGTTGGAAGAACTGCTCGTGCAGGACGATCTGGGGTTGCAATCTCGCTTGTGAATCAGTATGAATTGGAGTGGTATCTACTGATAGAGAAGCTTATTG GTGAAAAGTTACCTGAATTTCCTGCTGAGGAAGAGGAAGTCTTGCTTCTGCTGGAGCGTGTCATTGAAGCCAAAAGAATTTCCCAAATG AAAATTAAAGAATCTGGTGGCAAGAAGAGGATGGGCGGAGGAGACGGTgaagaagaaattgaaaaatatttaggCATCAAGGATAAGAAGTCCAAAAAGTTCAAGAAAAGATGA
- the LOC110607918 gene encoding DEAD-box ATP-dependent RNA helicase 10 isoform X1, translating into MAEEKEEVKTFKDLGICEQLSDACDDLGWKNPTKIQVEAIPHALEGKDLIGLAQTGSGKTGAFALPILQSLLEASEKSGQPFFACVMSPTRLELAIQIAEQFEALGSGIGVKCAVLVGGVDMVQQAIALGKRPHIIVVTPGRLVDHLSNTKGFSLRTLKYLVLDEADRLLNEDFEKSLDEILKVIPRDRRTYLFSATMTKKVKKLQRACLRNPVKIEAASKYSTVDTLKQQYRFIPAKYKDCYLVYILTEMSGSTSMVFTRTCDATTFLALVLRNLGLRAIPINGHMTQSKRLGALNKFKAGECNILICTDVASRGLDIPSVDMVINYDIPTNSKDYIHRVGRTARAGRSGVAISLVNQYELEWYLLIEKLIGEKLPEFPAEEEEVLLLLERVIEAKRISQMKIKESGGKKRMGGGDGEEEIEKYLGIKDKKSKKFKKR; encoded by the exons ATggcagaagagaaagaagaagtgaAGACGTTTAAGGATTTGGGGATATGCGAACAATTGTCGGATGCGTGTGACGATTTGGGATGGAAAAACCCTACGAAGATACAAGTCGAAGCAATTCCCCATGCTCTTGAAG gcAAAGACTTGATCGGTCTTGCTCAAACGGGCTCTGGTAAAACTGGAGCTTTTGCTCTTCCCATATTGCAATCGCTTCTCGAAGCTTCAGAGAAATCTGGGCAACCGTTCTTTGCTTGTGTGATGTCTCCTACGAGGTT GGAATTGGCAATTCAGATAGCAGAGCAATTTGAAGCTTTAGGATCTGGCATTGGTGTGAAATGTGCTGTG CTTGTTGGTGGGGTAGATATGGTGCAACAGGCTATCGCACTTGGAAAGCGGCCGCACATCATC GTTGTAACTCCCGGGCGTCTTGTGGATCATTTGTCAAACACAAAAGGTTTTTCTCTACGCACACTGAAATACTTG GTTTTAGATGAGGCAGACAGGTTGCTAAATGAGGATTTTGAGAAATCACTTGATGAAATTCTAAAGGTTATACCACGGGATCGAAGAACATACTTATTTTCTGCAACTATGACCAAAAAG GTGAAAAAGCTCCAGAGGGCATGTCTAAGGAATCCAGTGAAG ATAGAAGCAGCATCTAAATATTCCACTGTTGACACATTGAAGCAGCAATATCGCTTTATTCCTGCCAAATACAAG GATTGCTACCTTGTATATATTCTAACAGAGATGTCCGGAAGTACTTCCATGGTTTTTACTCGAACATGTGATGCAACTACTTTTTTGGCCTTGGTCCTCCGAAATCTTGGTTTAAGGGCCATCCCAATTAATGGTCATATGACTCAG TCAAAGAGATTGGGAGCCTTAAATAAGTTCAAAGCTGGAGAGTGCAATATTCTTATATGCACTGATGTAGCAAGTAGAGGACTTGATATTCCATCAGTAGATATGGTTATTAATTATGATATCCCTACAAACTCAAAG GATTACATTCATCGTGTTGGAAGAACTGCTCGTGCAGGACGATCTGGGGTTGCAATCTCGCTTGTGAATCAGTATGAATTGGAGTGGTATCTACTGATAGAGAAGCTTATTG GTGAAAAGTTACCTGAATTTCCTGCTGAGGAAGAGGAAGTCTTGCTTCTGCTGGAGCGTGTCATTGAAGCCAAAAGAATTTCCCAAATG AAAATTAAAGAATCTGGTGGCAAGAAGAGGATGGGCGGAGGAGACGGTgaagaagaaattgaaaaatatttaggCATCAAGGATAAGAAGTCCAAAAAGTTCAAGAAAAGATGA